GAGCTCGATGTCCCAGTAGAGGTAGTCGAGCCAGCTCTGGTGCAGGTGGTGCGGTGGAAACTTGCGGCCGCGGTCTTGCAGCTCGTGGGCGCTGGGCCGCCGGGGCTTGTGGAACGGATGCATGTGGGCTTCGTGCGGCGTGCGCCCGCCCTTGTGCAGGTTGCAGCGGGCGCAGGCGGTGACGATGTTTTCCCAGGTCGTCCGCCCGCCGCGCGAGCGCGGCACCACATGGTCGAAGGTCAGGTCTTCGCCCGCGCGGCAGTACTGGCAGGTGAAGGCGTCGCGCAGGAAAAGGTTGAAGCGGGTGAAGGCCGGCGGCCGGTCCTGCGGCACATAGTGCTTCAGCGAGACGACGCTGGGGAGGCGCATGGCGAAGGAGGGGGAATGGACCTCGTGGTCGTAGGTCGAGACCACGTCGACCCGATCGAGGAACACCGCCTTGATCACCTCCTGCCAGGGCCAGAGGGATAGCGGATAGTAGCTGAGGGGCCGGAAGTCGGCGTTCAGCACGAGACAGGGCCAGCCGGACGGCGGGTGGCTAAGCACCTGCATGGCTTGACCTCCGTCGGCGCGAACCCGCGCCTATGGCGTACGCGTAGAGACTGAAGACGGGCCCCCTTTCGCGGTCTGGTCGCCCTCGAATCTCCGGACGGCGATTCTCGTGACCTGCGAATTATAGGGCAGTTTTCGAGACAGCTCCATGACTTGAAGCGCATCACCCCGTCTCACGGCTCGGGAGGATCAGACCGTGGACGGGGCGGGATCGCGGGACACTAGACGCCGACGGCCGCGGTGGCGCCGGCGAGGCTCAGGCTGATCAGCACGAAGGCGACGGCGACGGTGGCGTCGAAGAGGCGGCCGATGTTCGAAAGAGCAGACATTGTTTCGTTCCTTCTTGAGTTTGGGCCCCGGCGGTTCCGACGCCCCGTCCATCTGGACAACGCTAAGATACCTCATATCTAAGCGATGTACAGATACATTTTACAATGTAAGCTATTAGAAAATGCATAGCTCTTGGCGGGCGGGATTGGACAAATAAAAAGGGGGCCCGGAGGCCCCCTTCCCATCATGGATTGGGTTTCGAGGTTAGGCGCCGAGGGCCGCGGTGGCGGCGGCGACACCTAGGCCGAGGACCAGGAGGAACGCGGGGGCGATCCGGTCGAAGAACCGTTCGAAGTGGGTAAGACCAGCGAGAGACATGACACACACCTTTCAGTTTGAACCCCGGGGGAGCGGGGGCGTTTCTTATTTGAACGATGCTAAGATAGCAGCGATCTGAACGGCGTCAAGATGATCTTTACGCCGTCCAGATTCAGATTTAGAGTGACCGTGATGAGAGAAACTGCTGCCGCCGAAACCCGCCCCTATCACCACGGCGACTTGCGCCGCGCGCTGATCGACGCGGCCCGTCGCCTGCTGGAGTCCGAAGGGCCCACGGCGTTGTCCCTCCGCGCGGTCGCCCGGGAGGCGGGGGTCAGTCCGGCCGCGCCCTACCACCACTTCAAGGACAAGGGCGAACTTCTGGACGCCGTGGCCCACGAGGGCTGGGACGTGCTGAACGCACAGATGGCCAAGGCCAAGGCCGAGGCGACCACCATCCAGGACAAGCTGACCAGCCTGGGCGTGTCCTATGTCCGTTTCGCCCAGGCCAATCCGGCGCTCTACCGCGTGATGTACGACTCCTCCCGCGACAAGGAAGCGCTTCCCGAGCACGCCCATACGGAAAACGACAGCGCCTACTGCCAGGTTCGCGACACCTTCATCGAGGCCGGCGCCGACGTGAACAACGAGATCGACCTCGAGCTGGCCACCAACGCCGCCTGGTGCGCGGCCCACGGCATGGCCGAGATGATCAGCTTCAAGATGTTCGATCATCTGAAGGTCGCCCTGGGTGGTGAGGAGGCCTTCATCCGCGCCACCTTCCAGCACCTTGGCATTTTCGCCGCCGCTCCTCGCCGCTAAGTCTCACGGGTGTTCGCCACCCGCTTCGCCCCCTCCCCCACCGGCCGGCTGCATCGGGGCCATGCCTTTTCGGCCCTGACCGCCCATGCCGCGGCGCGCCATGTGGGCGGGCGCTTCGTCCTGCGTATCGAGGACATCGACGCCACCCGCTGCCGGCCGGAATTCGAGGCCGCGATCCGTGATGATCTCGCCTGGCTGGGCCTCGACTGGGAACAGCCCGTCCGCCGCCAGTCCGAGCACCTAGCCGACTATCACGCGGCCCTGGATAGCCTGATCGCGCGGGGCCTGACCTATCGCTGCTTCCGCACTCGCAAGGAGATCGCGCAGGATATTGCGGGCGCCCCCCACGGGGCTATGGAGACCTGGCGTGGCGCGCCCCTGCCGGCCGACGAGGAGGCCGCGCGCCTGGCGGCCGGCGAGAGCTTCGCCTGGCGGCTGTCGCTCGACGCCGCCGAGCGGGCCCTGGTCGGAGACCTCAGCTTCGTCGAGGAGGGCGAAGGCCCAGAGGGCGAGCATGGGATCATCCCCATCGACCCCACCCTGGGCGGGGACGTGGTCCTGGCCCGGAAGGACGTGGGCGTGGCCTATCACCTCGCCGTGGTGGTCGATGACGCCCTGCAGGGGATCAGCCACGTGATCCGGGGTCGCGACCTGTTCCAGGCGACCCATGTCCAGCGGCGCCTGCAGGCCTTGCTGAACCTGCCCGCGCCGGTCTATCGGCATCATCGCCTGTTGCTGGGCGCGGATGGCCGGCGCTACGCCAAGCGCGACCGGGCCGAAACCCTGGCGGAACTGCGGGCCGGCGGCATGACGCCCGAGGCGCTGCGACGGGAGCTGGGTTTTGACTGAGGCCGCCGCGACACCGGACCGGGGACATCCGAAGGCCCTGGCCGTGCTGGTGCTCGGCGCCGCCGTGATCGGGCTGGCGCCGATCCTGGTGCGCCTGGCCGACGCGGGCCCGGCGGCAGTGGGCTTCTGGCGCGTCACCTTCGCCCTGCCCCTGCTGTTCCTGATGGCCCAGAAGACCGACGGCGGGGTCGGCGGCGCGCCGCGCCTGGCCCTGCTGGCCGGTGCGGCCTTCGCGCTGGATCTCAGCTTCTGGCACTACGGGATCGCCTTCACCTCGGTGGCCAACGCCACCGTGCTCACCAACCTCACGCCCGTGGTGGTGACGGCCGTGGCGTGGCTGGTGTTCAAGCAGCGCCCCAGGAACCTGTTCGTGGCGGCGGTGGCCCTGGCGGTCGGCGGCGCCTGGCTGATGGCTGTGGGTCGCGGCGCCCAGGCGCCTGGCAGCAACCCGCCGCTAGGGGACGCCTTCTCCCTGCTGACCGCGGTCTGGTACGCGTTCTATTTCCTGGCGGTCAGCGCCGCGCGCCGCACGGTCGGGGCCACGCGCATCATGTTCTGGTCCGGGATGGCCAGCGCGCCGCTGCTGCTGCTGGCCGCGGTCCTGCTGGGTGAGCCGCTGCTGCCGGCGACCCTTGGCGGCTGGGCGGCCTGCGTGGGCCTGGGCCTCATGCACGTGGCCGGGCAAGGTTCCATCGCCTGGGCCCTGGGACGCCTGCCGGCCGCCACGGCCTCGGTGGTGGTGCTGGTCCAGCCGGTGGTGGCCGCCATCCTGGGCTGGATGCTGTTCGCCGAGGCCCTCGGGCCGGTCCAGGCGCTCGGCGCCGGCATCGCGCTCGCCGGCGTGGTCCTGGCCCAGATGGCCTCGCGGCCTAAGGCGGCGGCCTAGCCCAGCCCGTACGCCTGCCGCGCGACCTCGATGGCGGCCAGCTTGGCGTGGAACGGGGCCCAGTCGTCGCGCGCGTCGATGGCCGCCCAGATCGATTCGATCTCGTCATAGAGCAGCTCTTCGGGCTCGAGCCTGGTGAAGTAGGCGGCGTCCAAGCGCTCAGGCCGATCCGGCTCGTAGGCCTTCAGCAGGTCGCGGAACGCCGCGAAGCCCTCGTCCGCATAGATGTCACCCCGCGGGCTCGCCAGGGCCCGGGCCTCGCCGCCGGCGAACCAGTCGAAGAAGAACGGTTCCCATCGCAGGCGCTCTCCCCCGACCGAGATGGCGCGAAAAGCGGAATTGACCAGACTCACGTCGTCATCTGGCGAACGCCCCTTCAATCCCAGCCGGGCCAGCATCGCCTCGGCGAGGGCCGCCCGATACACCGGGCCGAAGCCGTTCAGCGCCTCGACCAGGGTCTCCTGGGGGCTCACCAGCGAAAGGCAGCCTGCCAACTGCTGCAGGTTCCAGAACACCGCCTCCGGCTGGCGGCCGAAAGAATAGAGCCCAGCGGAGTCGAAATATGCGGCGGTGAAGTTGGGGTCGTTCTTCGGCAGGAACCGGTAGGGGCCGTAGTCGAAACTCTCCCCGGTGATGTTCATGTTGTCGGTGTTGAGCACCCCATGGACGAAGCCCGCGGCCATCCAGCTGGCGGTCAGGGTCGCCGCGCGGGGGACCACCGCCCCGAGCAGGGCCGCTGCGCGGTCCGGGGCGTTGCCCAGCTCGGGGTAGTAGAGCTCCACCACATGGTCGACGAGGGCGCCGATGCGCTCGGGCTTCTGGTGGAAGGCGTGGCGCTGGAAGCTGCCGAAGCGCACATGGCTATGGGAGAGCCGCACCAGGACGGAGGAGCGGGTGGGGCTGGGTTCGTCGCCGCGCATCAGCGGCTCGCCGGTCTCGACCAGCGAGAAGGACTTCGAGGTCGGCACGCCCAGGGCTTCCAGCATGGCCGTGGCCAGCACCTCGCGCACCCCGCCTTTCAGGGTCAGGCGGCCGTCGCCCTGCCGCGACCAGGGCGTCTGGCCGGAGCCCTTAGTCCCCAGCTCCAGCAGGCGGCCGGTCCCGACCTCGCGCATCTGAGCGAAGGAGAAGCCGCGGCCGTCGCCGAGGTCGGGGTTGTAAACCCGGAACTGGTGGCCGTGGTAGCGCTGGGCCAGGGGGGTTTCGAGGTTGCCCGGCAGCGGCTGGAAGCGGCCGAAGTGGGCGATCCATTCGGCGTCGGTCAGGGTGTCCAGGCCGACGGTGGCTGCGGCGCGGTCGTTGCGGAACCGCAGCAGGGTCGTCGGGAAGTCCGCCGCCGCCACCGGATCTGCGAAGTCGGGACCCAGGGCCTGGATGTGGGGTTCGGGGCGATAGGCCGGGGAGGTGGGCATGGCCACCAGATGACCGCGACCGCACGGGGCGGCAACCCTTTCCTCGTCGCGCTGGGCTGACGGCTCGGCTACGGCTGTGCTACCCGAAGTGGATGGCGCGCAAGTTCACCCTCGACTTCCTGAGGACCGAGACGGCTTCGGGCGCGATCCTGGCGAGCGCCGCGCTGCTGGCCATCCTGCTGGCCAATTCCCCGTGGTCGGGGAGCTATTTCGCCTTCATCGAGCATCCGATCACCATTCACATCGGGGCCTTCGACGAGACCAGGCCCGTCCTGAGCTGGATCAAGGACGGGTTGATGGCGATCTTCTTCTTCGTCGTCGGGCTGGAGATCAAATACGAACTGCTGCGCGGCGAGCTGTCCAATCCCCGCCGCCTGGCCCTGCCGGTGCTGGCGGCGCTCGGCGGCATGGTCGCCCCGGCCCTGATCTATCTGGCCCTGAACCAGGGCCCGGGCGGCGCGCCGCAGGGCTGGCCGACCCCCGTCGCCACCGACATCGCCTTCGCGCTGGCGGCGCTCGCCGTGGCCGGACCGAGGCTGCCGCCGGCCATCCGGGTGTTCCTGCTGACCATGGCCATCGCCGACGACCTGGGCGCCGTGGCCCTGATCGCCCTGCTGTTCACCGCCAAGCTCAATCTCTACGCCCTGGGCGGAGCGGCTGCGGCGATCGCCCTGATGGCCCTGATGTCGCGCTGGAAGACCGCGCCCTACCTATTTTACGCCGCCTGCTTCGCGCTCGCCTGGGCCTTCACCCTGAAGAGCGGGGTGAATACGTCCGTGGCGGGGGTGGCGGCGGCCATGACCGTCCCCATCGACCCGCGCAAGCCCGGTCACGAGGGGCCGCTGAATTACTTCATGGAGAGCCTGCACCCCTATGTGGCCTTCCTGATCCTGCCGCTGTTCGCCTTCACCGCGGCGGGGTTTTCTTTCGAGGGGCTGTCGCTTGGCGATCTCTTCGGCCCCGTGTCGCTCGGCATCGCGCTCGGCCTGTTCGTCGGCAAGCAGATCGGGGTGTTCGGGGTGGGCGCGCTCGCCATCGGCCTGAAGATCGCCCGGCGGCCAACGGGGGCCAAGTGGCTGGAACTCTACGGGGCCTCGCTGCTGTGCGGGGTGGGCTTCACCATGAGCCTGTTCATCGGCGGCCTGGCCTTCGCCCCGGGCGACCTGGCGGCGCAGACCCAGGTGCGGATCGGGGTGGTGGCCGGCACGCTGCTGTCGACCGTGGTCGGCATGGCGGTGCTGGGCTTCGCCCAACGACGGCGCGACGCGGAAGGCTAGACCAGCAGATCGCGGGCCCAGCGGTCTTCGCCGCGACGGGCGGCGACCACGGGCATGTTGGCGAACCGGCCGACCGCCTCGACGGTCTGGTCGAAATCCGGTGCGCTCGGATCTGCGCTCTGGCTGATCACCACCGCATGGATAGGAATGCCGAAGCCCTGCAGGGCCGCGATGGCGGTCAGGGTGTGGCTGATCGCGCCGAGATATGACCCGCCCACCAGCACCGCCGGCAGGCCGACCTCGGCGTGCAGATGGGCGCAGAGACCGTCCTCGGCGATGGGCGACATGATCCCGCCCGCACCTTCGAAAATCTTCAGGTCGGCCTGGGTGTCGGTCAGGAATGGGCGGCAGGCGTCCAGCACCTCCGCATAGGCCAGGCTGCGTCCCTCGGCGCGGGCGGCCATGGGCGGGGACAGGGGCGCGCGGAACCGCAGGGGCGAGACGGCGTCCAGCAAGGCCTCGCTGGGCGCCAGGCCGAGAGCGCGCAGCAGGCAGCCCGGATCGCTGTCGGCCCAGTCCTCGGGATCGAAGCCGCTGACCACGGGCTTCAGCACGCCCACCCGCCGGCCCCTGGCCACGGCGGCGCGGATCAGGGCGCAGGCCACATAGGTCTTGCCCACGTCGGTGTGGGCCCCGGCGATCGACAGGCCGCGCATGGTTCAGGCTCCGATCACGGAGCGGACGGCGGCGGCCAGGCGGTCGACCTCGGCGTCCGGGTGGCCGGCGGTGAAGGCCAGCCGCAGGCGGGCGGTCCCGGCCGGCACGGTCGGCGGACGGATGGCGATGGCCAGGAAGCCCTGGGCCTCCAGGGCCGCGGCGGCGGCGAGCGCGGCGTCGGCCGCCCCGATCATGATGGGGACCACGGCGCTGGTGGCTTCCGGCAGGTTGAGCGCCCGGGTGAAGCGCCGCGCCTTGGCCAGGGGGGCGGCGACCCGCTCCGGCTCGGCGGCGATGACGTCGAGGGCGGCCAGCGCCGCCGCCGCGTTCGCGGGCGGCAGGCCGGTCGTATAGACCAGGGTGCGGGCGCGGGTCTTGAGCAGGTCGATAACCGGGGCGCTGGCGCAGACATAGGCGCCGTAGCCGCCGAGGGCCTTGGAGAAGGTGCCCATGGCCAGGTCGACCTTCGCGCCCGGGAACATGGCCGCGGCGCCGCGGCCATCGCCCACCACGCCCAGGCCGTGGGCGTCGTCGACCATCAGCCAGGCGTCGTGGTCCTGGGCGAGCGCGCTGATCTCGCCGAGCGGCGCCAAATCCCCGTCCATGGAGAAGACGCCGTCGGTGGCGATCAGGGCGCGCAGGGCGCCGGTCCGATGCTCGGCAAGCTTGGCGGCGAGGTCGGCCATGTCGTTGTGGCGGAAGGCGACGACCTTGGCCCCGGAAAGCTGCGAGCCGGCCCAGATGCAGGAATGGGCCAGTTCGTCGACCAGGATCAGGTCGGACGCGCCCATGATGGTGGGGATTATGCCGCTATTGGCCAGGTAGCCCGAGCCGAACACGCAGGCGGCCTCATAGCCCTTCAGCGCAGCCAGCCGGCCTTCCAGTTCCGAGAGCAGCGGATGGTCGCCGGTGACCAGGCGCGAGGCCCCGGCGCCGACCCCGTGCTCCTCCACCGCGCGGATGGCGGCGGCCTTTACGGCCGGGTGGTGCGAGAGGTTCAGATAGTCATTGCAGGAGAAGGAGAGCAGCCGTCGTCCGCCTCGCTGGACCCAAAGGCCGTCGAAACGATGGGTGGGGACCAGGGTGCGCCGCAGGCTGCGGGACTCCAGGCCGGCGAGCTTGTCGTGGGCGAAGGCGGTGAGGCTGTCGGTCATGGCGCGACGCGGTATGCACGAGGTTGGCCCTGGGCTAAAGCGCGCTGCGTCAGCTTCCAGGGAAACCAATGCATGCCGCAGCCGCCGAACTGGATGACCACGGGCGCGGACCACGTCTGGCGACCCTATTGCCAGATGAAGACCGCCCCGCCGCCGCTGCCGGTGGCGCGCACGCAGGGCGCCAGGATCATCCTGGAGGACGGCCGCGAGCTGGTGGACGGCATCGCCTCTTGGTGGACCGCCTGTCATGGCTACAACCATCCGCACATCCGCGCGGCGGTCTCCGCCCAACTGGAGCGCGCGCCGCACGTGATGTTCGGCGGCCTCGCGCATGAGCCCGCCTACCGGCTGGCGTCGAGGCTGGCGGCCCTGCTGCCTGGGGACCTCGACCACGTGTTCTTCGCCGAGAGCGGTTCGGTGGCGGTCGAGATCGCCATGAAGATGGCCCTGCAGTTCTGGATCAACCGGGGCGTGGCGGGCCGCACCCGGTTCCTGAGCTTCCTCGGCGGCTATCACGGCGACACCCTGGCGACCATGACCGTGTGCGACCCCGAGGAGGGGATGCATGGCCTGTTCGCGGGCGTCATGCCGGCGCAGCATATCGCCGCCCTGCCGACCGACCCGGCCTCGGAAGCCGCGCTCGACGCGCTGCTGGCGCGGAAGGGTTCCGAGATCGCCGCCATCATCGTCGAGCCGCGCGTCCAGGGCGCCGGCGGCATGCTGTTCCATGATGACGAGGTGTTGCGCACCCTGCGGCGGCTGGCCGACCAACACGGCGTTCTATTGATTTTCGATGAGATCTTTGTCGGGTTCGGACGCACCGGCGACCTGTTCGCCTGCTCAGGCTCGGGTGTGGTCCCCGACATCGTCACCCTGTCCAAGGCCCTGACCGGCGGCACCCTGCCGCTGTCGGCGGCCGTGGCGCGGCGCCCGGTGTTCGAGGCCTTCTGGTCGGACGACCCGGGCGCGGCCCTGATGCACGGGCCGACCTATATGGGCAATCCGCTGGCCTGCGCGGCGGCCAACGCCAGCCTCGACCTCTTCGAGACCGGAACCTGGAAGGCCGACGTGGCGCGCATTAACGCATCGCTGGTTCAAGGCCTGGAGCCGTGCCGGGCCGCCAAGGGCGTGGTCGACGTCCGCACCCTTGGCGCCATCGGGGTGGTCGAGTTCGCCGAGCCCGTCGCGGTCGGCGCGCTCTGCACCCGGTTCGCCGAGCTGGGCTGCTGGATCCGGCCCATGGGCAAGGTCGTCTACCTGACCCCGCCCTTCGTGACGACGGACGCTGAGCTGGCGCGGCTGACGGGGGCCATTCGCGAGGTGGTCGGCGCCTAGCCCAGCGCCGCCTTCAGCACCGCCACCGTCTCCTTGGTCGCCACGTCCACCGCGGGCGAGACATCGCCCATGCTGTAGAAGTCGTGGACCATGTCCTTGTACTCGACGTGCTGCGCCTTGACCCCGGCGGCATTGAGCCGCGCGGCGTAGTCGCGGCCCTCGTCCTTCAGGGGATCGTATCCGGCGGTGACCACAAGAGCGGGCGGGGTTCCGGCGATGTCGGCCTTGGAGCCCAGGCTGGCGCGGTGAGCCTGAGGGTGACCCACGGCCGCCAGGCACTTGTCGAACCACGCGATGGCCGCCCTGGTCAGGATCGGCCCGTCCAGGTCCTTGCGCGACTGGGTCTCCTCATCCGGCCAGATGCCGGGATAGAGCAACAGCTGGAAGGCCAGCTTCCGCTTGGGATCGTCCTTCAGGTCGATGGAGATCGAGGCCGCCAGGTTGCCGCCCGCCGAGCAGCCGCCGACCGCGATGCGCTCCGGATCGAAGCCGATCTCGGCGGCATGGTCGAAGGCCCACTTGGTGGCCGCCAGGCAGTCGTCATGGCCCGCCGGGAACGGATGCTCGGGCGCCAGCCGGTAGTCGATGGCCAGGACCCGATAGCCGGAATAGGCCGCCAGCCGCCGGCAATGGCCGTCATGGGTCTCCAGGTCGCCGATGGCGAAGCCGCCGCCGTGGAAATAGACCAGGCCCGGCGTGGTCTTCCCGGCGCCGGCGGGGGTGTAGAGCCGCGCCCCGATGGGCCCCGCCGCGCCGTCGACCTTGAGGTCGGTCGCCGTCACGTCCTTGGGTGCGTTCAGGTTCTGGGCCTGGCGCTGCATTCGGTAACCGGCGCGGATCATCTCCGGCGGCAGGGCGTCGAGCGGGGGCATCTCCTGGCCCGCGGCGGCGGCTTCCTGCTCGGCGATCAAGGCCTTGAAGTGCGGGTCCATCGGATGTGCCTTTTCTTGTGAAACCTTAGCCGACCTTGCGGCCCTGGCCTTGCCAATAGGGGTCGCGGAGCTCGCGGCGCAGGACCTTGCCGGACGGATTGCGCGGCAGGACGGCGACGTAGTCCACGGACTTGGGCGCCTTGTAGCCGGCGATCTGGGCGCGGCAGTGTTCGATGATCGAGGCGGTGTCGGCAGGGGCGCCCGGCCGCAGGACCACGACGGCCTTGACCGCTTCGCCCCAGCGCTCGTCGGGCACGCCGATCACCGCGGCGTCGGCCACGTGGGGATGGCCCATCAGGGCGTTCTCCACCTCGGCCGGATAGATGTTCTCACCCCCCGAGACGATCATGTCCTTCACCCGGTCGTGGATGAACAGGTAGCCGTCGGCGTCGAAATAGCCGGCGTCGCCGCTCTTGAACCAGCCTTGAGGGCAGACGGCCTCGGCGGTGGCGTCGGGGCGGTTCCAGTAGCCCTTCATGATGCCACCGGACCGGATCTCGATCTCGCCCACCTCGCCGACGGCGGCGTCGCGGCCGTCGATCCGGACGCGGATGTCGTAGCCCGGGGTAGGCTTGCCGCAGGCCCGCAGCTTGCCGAGCGCCGGGTCGTGGGCCTCCGGCGGCAGATAGGTCCCCCCGCCGATGGTCTCGGTCAGGCCATAGAGCTGCATGAAGCCCGCGTTGAACCGCGCCTGGGCGCGGGTCAACACCTCCTCGGAGATCGGCGAGGCCCCGTAGTAGATGTGCCGCAGGCTGGAGAGATCCGTCGCCGCCTGGGCCGGGTGCTGCAGCACCTTGTTGATGATCGCCGGCGCCATGAAGGCGTGCTTGATCGCGTGCGTCTCGATCAGCTTGAGCAGCAGGCCGATATCGACCTCGCGCATGATCACCGCCCGGGCGCCCTGGAGAAGGGACAGCATGCCCAGATTGGCGCCGGCCACATGGAACAGGGGCATGGCCACCAGCACGCCCTCGCCAGGGCTGAACTTACCCCAGACCTGGGTCGCCCCCGCGAAACACGCCTTGTAGTTGGTCTCGGTGAGCTGCACGCCCTTGGGCAGTCCGGTGGTGCCGGAGGTGTAGAGCTGGATGACGTCGTCATCGGGCAGGGCGGCCAGGGCCGGATCGCTCGCGGGCTGCGCGCCGATCCAGGCGCGGAAACCGGGCCAGTCCGGATGGCCCGGCTCGAACTGGATCACGTCCGCGAGGTCGGGCAGGTCGAGGCCGGCGATCGTCTCCGCATAGTCCTCGCCCACCACCAGCAGCTTGCAGCCGGCGTCCCTGAGGATGAAGGCGATCTCCGGGGGAGCCAGGCGCCAGTTGACCGGCGTCAGGCAGGCGCGGACCTTCAGGCAGCCGAACCAGAGGACGAAAAAGTCAGCATTGCCCTTGGCGAGGGTCCCGACCCGATCGCCGGGCTGGACGCCAGCGGCCAGAAGAGCCTGGGCGCATTGCGATGAGAGGACGTCGAACTCGGCGAAGCTGATCGCTTCGCCCGCGAACCAAAGGGCCTGGGCTTCAGGCCGAACACGCGCGTGGTGGCGCGGCACGTCGGCCACGCTTCTGATGTCCAGCGACATCGATCCTCCCTTGACCGCCCGTGAACCGGACGGCTGTCCCTCCTCCGACGGAGGAGGGACTTCGTCGTTCTTATTCCGCGGCGACCTTCGGCGCGTAGCCGAGCATCGCCTTGGTTTCCAGGAACTCGTGGAAAGCGTAGTCGCCCCACTCGCGCCCGTTGCCGCTCATCTTATAGCCGCCGAAGGGGGCCATCATGTCGCCGCCGCCGCCGTTGATCGACACCTGGCCGGCGCGGAGCTTGGAGGCCACCTCGCGAGCCTTGGCGAGATCGGCGCCGTTGACGTAGGCGGCCAGGCCGTACTCGGTGTCGTTGCCGACCTCGATGGCCTGGTCGAGGGTCTCATAGCCCAGGATCGACAGCACGGGGCCGAAGATCTCTTCCTTGGCGATGGTCATCTCGTTGGTGACGTTGGCGAAGACGGTGGGCTTCACATAGTAGCCCTTGTCCAGGCCTTCCGGACGGCCGACCCCGCCGATGACCAGGGTCGCGCCCTCGTCGATGCCGGCCTGGATCAGCTTCTGGATCTTGTTGAACTGCACCTCGGAGACCACCGGCCCGAGCTGAGCGTTGCCGTTCGGGTCGCCGACGGTGACCGTGGAGGCCGCCTCGCGAGCCGCGACGATCGCCTCGTCCATGCGCTTGGACGGGACGAGCATACGGGTGGGCGCGTTACAGGATTGACCGGAATTGGTCATCATGGTCGCCACGCCGCGGGCGACGCCCTTGGTCAGCTGGTCGTCGTCCAGGATGATGTTCGGGCTCTTGCCGCCCAGTTCCTGGGCCACGCGCTTGACGGTCGGGGCGGCGTTCTTGGCCACCTCGATGCCGGCGCGGGTCGAGCCCGTGAACGAGACCATGTCGACTTCCGGATGGCTGGAGAGCGGCACGCCCACGCCCAGGCCGTCGCCGTGGACGAGGTTGAACACGCCCGCCGGCACGCCGGCCGCATGCATGATCTCGGCGAAGATCTGGCCCGAGAACGGGGCCACTTCCGACGGCTTCAGCACCATGGTGCAGCCCGTGGCGATGGCCGGGGCCACCTTGCAGACGATCTGGTTCAGCGGCCAGTTCCAGGGGGTGATGAAGCCGCAGACACCGATCGGCTCCTTGACGATCATGGTCGGGCCGCGGTCTTCCTCGAACTTGAAGGTCTTCAGCACTTCCACGGCGGTGGCCAGGTGGCCCATGCCGATCGGAACCTGAGCCCGCTGGGCCAGGGAGGCCGGAGCGCCCATTTCCTCGGTCACCGCGGTGGCCAGGTCGCCGAAGCGCTTCTGGTATTCCGCCAGGATGCGGCCCAGCACCTCCAGGCGCTCCTCGCGGCTGGTCTG
This genomic stretch from Phenylobacterium sp. LH3H17 harbors:
- a CDS encoding HNH endonuclease, whose protein sequence is MQVLSHPPSGWPCLVLNADFRPLSYYPLSLWPWQEVIKAVFLDRVDVVSTYDHEVHSPSFAMRLPSVVSLKHYVPQDRPPAFTRFNLFLRDAFTCQYCRAGEDLTFDHVVPRSRGGRTTWENIVTACARCNLHKGGRTPHEAHMHPFHKPRRPSAHELQDRGRKFPPHHLHQSWLDYLYWDIELEA
- a CDS encoding TetR/AcrR family transcriptional regulator; protein product: MRETAAAETRPYHHGDLRRALIDAARRLLESEGPTALSLRAVAREAGVSPAAPYHHFKDKGELLDAVAHEGWDVLNAQMAKAKAEATTIQDKLTSLGVSYVRFAQANPALYRVMYDSSRDKEALPEHAHTENDSAYCQVRDTFIEAGADVNNEIDLELATNAAWCAAHGMAEMISFKMFDHLKVALGGEEAFIRATFQHLGIFAAAPRR
- the gluQRS gene encoding tRNA glutamyl-Q(34) synthetase GluQRS produces the protein MFATRFAPSPTGRLHRGHAFSALTAHAAARHVGGRFVLRIEDIDATRCRPEFEAAIRDDLAWLGLDWEQPVRRQSEHLADYHAALDSLIARGLTYRCFRTRKEIAQDIAGAPHGAMETWRGAPLPADEEAARLAAGESFAWRLSLDAAERALVGDLSFVEEGEGPEGEHGIIPIDPTLGGDVVLARKDVGVAYHLAVVVDDALQGISHVIRGRDLFQATHVQRRLQALLNLPAPVYRHHRLLLGADGRRYAKRDRAETLAELRAGGMTPEALRRELGFD
- a CDS encoding DMT family transporter; its protein translation is MTEAAATPDRGHPKALAVLVLGAAVIGLAPILVRLADAGPAAVGFWRVTFALPLLFLMAQKTDGGVGGAPRLALLAGAAFALDLSFWHYGIAFTSVANATVLTNLTPVVVTAVAWLVFKQRPRNLFVAAVALAVGGAWLMAVGRGAQAPGSNPPLGDAFSLLTAVWYAFYFLAVSAARRTVGATRIMFWSGMASAPLLLLAAVLLGEPLLPATLGGWAACVGLGLMHVAGQGSIAWALGRLPAATASVVVLVQPVVAAILGWMLFAEALGPVQALGAGIALAGVVLAQMASRPKAAA
- a CDS encoding protein adenylyltransferase SelO — protein: MPTSPAYRPEPHIQALGPDFADPVAAADFPTTLLRFRNDRAAATVGLDTLTDAEWIAHFGRFQPLPGNLETPLAQRYHGHQFRVYNPDLGDGRGFSFAQMREVGTGRLLELGTKGSGQTPWSRQGDGRLTLKGGVREVLATAMLEALGVPTSKSFSLVETGEPLMRGDEPSPTRSSVLVRLSHSHVRFGSFQRHAFHQKPERIGALVDHVVELYYPELGNAPDRAAALLGAVVPRAATLTASWMAAGFVHGVLNTDNMNITGESFDYGPYRFLPKNDPNFTAAYFDSAGLYSFGRQPEAVFWNLQQLAGCLSLVSPQETLVEALNGFGPVYRAALAEAMLARLGLKGRSPDDDVSLVNSAFRAISVGGERLRWEPFFFDWFAGGEARALASPRGDIYADEGFAAFRDLLKAYEPDRPERLDAAYFTRLEPEELLYDEIESIWAAIDARDDWAPFHAKLAAIEVARQAYGLG
- the nhaA gene encoding Na+/H+ antiporter NhaA, with product MARKFTLDFLRTETASGAILASAALLAILLANSPWSGSYFAFIEHPITIHIGAFDETRPVLSWIKDGLMAIFFFVVGLEIKYELLRGELSNPRRLALPVLAALGGMVAPALIYLALNQGPGGAPQGWPTPVATDIAFALAALAVAGPRLPPAIRVFLLTMAIADDLGAVALIALLFTAKLNLYALGGAAAAIALMALMSRWKTAPYLFYAACFALAWAFTLKSGVNTSVAGVAAAMTVPIDPRKPGHEGPLNYFMESLHPYVAFLILPLFAFTAAGFSFEGLSLGDLFGPVSLGIALGLFVGKQIGVFGVGALAIGLKIARRPTGAKWLELYGASLLCGVGFTMSLFIGGLAFAPGDLAAQTQVRIGVVAGTLLSTVVGMAVLGFAQRRRDAEG
- the bioD gene encoding dethiobiotin synthase, whose protein sequence is MRGLSIAGAHTDVGKTYVACALIRAAVARGRRVGVLKPVVSGFDPEDWADSDPGCLLRALGLAPSEALLDAVSPLRFRAPLSPPMAARAEGRSLAYAEVLDACRPFLTDTQADLKIFEGAGGIMSPIAEDGLCAHLHAEVGLPAVLVGGSYLGAISHTLTAIAALQGFGIPIHAVVISQSADPSAPDFDQTVEAVGRFANMPVVAARRGEDRWARDLLV